A single genomic interval of Camelina sativa cultivar DH55 chromosome 11, Cs, whole genome shotgun sequence harbors:
- the LOC104728671 gene encoding L-type lectin-domain containing receptor kinase S.6-like, producing MNHHSLPFVFFLHLILFLSQDFPTFSHRFSPPLHNLTLYGDAYFRDRTISLTRQQPCFPSATTSPSNPSPSGYGRALYVYPIKFLEPSTNTTASFSCRFSFSIMASPSCPFGDGFAFLITSKADSLVFSNGFFGLPNPDDSDSSVIAVEFDTRFDPGNGDINDNHVGIDVNSIVSVASVDALSKGFDLKSGREMMAWIEYSDALKLIRVWVGYSRVKPTSPVLATQIDLYGKVKEYMHVGFSASNAATGPGSAXISMHL from the coding sequence ATGAATCATCACTCTCTTccttttgtcttcttcctccacctAATCCTCTTCCTTTCCCAAGATTTTCCCACATTTTCTCACCGTTTCTCGCCGCCACTACACAACTTAACTCTCTACGGCGACGCCTACTTCCGAGACCGTACAATCTCCCTCACCCGACAACAACCCTGCTTTCCCTCCGCCACAACATCTCCGTCAAACCCATCTCCCTCCGGCTACGGACGAGCCCTCTACGTTTACCCAATAAAGTTTCTCGAACCTTCAACAAACACAACCGCTTCTTTCTCTTGccgcttctccttctccatcatgGCTTCACCTTCTTGCCCTTTTGGTGACGGTTTCGCTTTCTTGATCACATCCAAAGCTGACTCCTTGGTCTTCTCTAATGGCTTCTTTGGCCTACCAAACCCGGATGATTCTGATTCTTCCGTCATCGCCGTCGAGTTTGATACTCGGTTTGACCCGGGTAACGGCGATATTAACGATAACCACGTTGGGATTGATGTTAATTCGATCGTCTCTGTTGCTTCTGTTGATGCGTTATCAaaagggtttgatctcaagAGTGGGAGAGAGATGATGGCGTGGATTGAGTATAGTGATGCTCTTAAACTCATTAGGGTTTGGGTTGGGTATTCACGTGTTAAGCCTACGAGTCCTGTTTTAGCAACACAGATTGATCTCTATGGTAAAGTAAAGGAGTATATGCACGTTGGTTTCTCTGCTTCAAATGCTGCTACGGGTCCTGGGTCAGCTTTNATAAGCATGCACTTATAA
- the LOC104725261 gene encoding prostaglandin E synthase 2-like isoform X1 produces MRRVTGLAARTISSSVAIHPRLAQSMAITSISSSEPITRRFGGLPEISTPSFAGGFAGIVFFSAAAASSLGQEVHAKEMAHKFNPKEVVLYQYEACPFCNKVKAFLDYNKIPYKIVEVNPISKKEIKWSDYKKVPILTVDGEQMVDSSAIIDGLFQKMHPEISKSEDDEETKWRKWVDNHLVHLLSPNIYRNTSEALESFDYITTHGNFSFTERLVAKYAGATAMYFVSKKLKKKYNITDERAALYDAAETWVDALKERPYLAGGSKPNLADLAVFGVLRPIRYLRSGKDMVDNTRIGEWYSRMENTVGEPSRIKE; encoded by the exons ATGAGGAGAGTCACCGGACTTGCTGCGCGAACAATCTCATCCTCCGTCGCAATCCATCCACGGCTCGCCCAATCCATGGCGATTACATCGATCTCGTCCTCCGAACCCATCACCCGAAGATTCGGCGGTCTTCCAGAGATTTCAACTCCTTCTTTTGCCGGCGGATTCGCTGGGATTGTGTTCTTCTCTGCCGCCGCCGCATCGTCTCTTGGTCAGGAAGTTCACGCAAAGGAAATGGCTCACAAGTTTAATCCTAAAGAAGTTGTTCTGTATCAGTACGAGGCTTGCCCTTTCTGTAACAAGGTTAAAG CGTTCTTGGATTATAACAAGATTCCATACAAGATTGTTGAAGTGAATCCCATCAgtaagaaagaaatcaaatggtCTGATTATAAGAAGGTGCCTATTCTTACGGTAGATGGTGAACAAATGGTTGATTCTTCAG CGATAATCGATGGCTTATTCCAGAAGATGCACCCTGAAATTTCCAAGTctgaagacgatgaagagaCTAAGTGGCGCAA GTGGGTGGACAATCACCTTGTGCATCTTTTGTCACCAAACATATACAGGAATACTTCGGAGGCCCTGGAATCTTTTGATTACATCACCACACATG GAAATTTCAGTTTCACTGAAAGATTAGTGGCAAAGTATGCAGGAGCAACGGCGATGTACTTTGTgtcaaagaaactgaagaagaaatATAACATTACTGATGAACGTGCTGCTCTTTATGATGCTGCTGAGACATGGGTCGATGCCTTGAAAGAGCGTCCATACCTCG CAGGTGGATCAAAACCGAACCTGGCTGATCTCGCTGTATTTGGTGTTCTGAGGCCAATAAGATACCTTCGATCGGGTAAGGATATGGTGGACAACACACGCATTGGCGAATGGTATTCTCGAATGGAGAACACGGTCGGAGAGCCTTCTAGGATCAAAGAATAA
- the LOC104725262 gene encoding uncharacterized protein LOC104725262, with the protein MGWFVKERRGGSWKRGWLEETLLTSSAPPLRLLALFGIISLLIFISSYPRYKYEVEKTAANLKLFMLFLPILFVFILVSLSFVHRLLFNSSYSVRANQAKSLFGEGKFPWGVSLMLILLLLLVSKQSYFHSLWYPTL; encoded by the coding sequence ATGGGGTGGTTTGTCAAGGAAAGAAGAGGAGGTTCATGGAAGCGAGGATGGTTAGAGGAAACACTACTGACTTCATCAGCACCTCCTCTTAGACTACTAGCTCTCTTCGGCATCATATCTTTACTCATATTCATCTCTTCATACCCACGTTACAAGTACGAGGTTGAGAAAACCGCGGCTAATCTCAAGCTCTTCATGCTTTTCCTCCCAATTCTCTTTGTCTTCATCCTGGTATCTCTAAGCTTCGTCCATCGACTTCTCTTCAATTCATCTTACTCCGTTAGAGCAAACCAGGCTAAGTCCCTTTTTGGAGAAGGAAAATTTCCCTGGGGAGTTTCGCTTATGCTAAtacttctacttcttttagtttCTAAACAATCTTACTTTCACTCCTTATGGTATCCGACTTTGTAA
- the LOC104725261 gene encoding prostaglandin E synthase 2-like isoform X2, translated as MRRVTGLAARTISSSVAIHPRLAQSMAITSISSSEPITRRFGGLPEISTPSFAGGFAGIVFFSAAAASSLGQEVHAKEMAHKFNPKEVVLYQYEACPFCNKVKAFLDYNKIPYKIVEVNPISKKEIKWSDYKKVPILTVDGEQMVDSSAIIDGLFQKMHPEISKSEDDEETKWRKWVDNHLVHLLSPNIYRNTSEALESFDYITTHGNFSFTERLVAKYAGATAMYFVSKKLKKKYNITDERAALYDAAETWVDALKERPYLGGSKPNLADLAVFGVLRPIRYLRSGKDMVDNTRIGEWYSRMENTVGEPSRIKE; from the exons ATGAGGAGAGTCACCGGACTTGCTGCGCGAACAATCTCATCCTCCGTCGCAATCCATCCACGGCTCGCCCAATCCATGGCGATTACATCGATCTCGTCCTCCGAACCCATCACCCGAAGATTCGGCGGTCTTCCAGAGATTTCAACTCCTTCTTTTGCCGGCGGATTCGCTGGGATTGTGTTCTTCTCTGCCGCCGCCGCATCGTCTCTTGGTCAGGAAGTTCACGCAAAGGAAATGGCTCACAAGTTTAATCCTAAAGAAGTTGTTCTGTATCAGTACGAGGCTTGCCCTTTCTGTAACAAGGTTAAAG CGTTCTTGGATTATAACAAGATTCCATACAAGATTGTTGAAGTGAATCCCATCAgtaagaaagaaatcaaatggtCTGATTATAAGAAGGTGCCTATTCTTACGGTAGATGGTGAACAAATGGTTGATTCTTCAG CGATAATCGATGGCTTATTCCAGAAGATGCACCCTGAAATTTCCAAGTctgaagacgatgaagagaCTAAGTGGCGCAA GTGGGTGGACAATCACCTTGTGCATCTTTTGTCACCAAACATATACAGGAATACTTCGGAGGCCCTGGAATCTTTTGATTACATCACCACACATG GAAATTTCAGTTTCACTGAAAGATTAGTGGCAAAGTATGCAGGAGCAACGGCGATGTACTTTGTgtcaaagaaactgaagaagaaatATAACATTACTGATGAACGTGCTGCTCTTTATGATGCTGCTGAGACATGGGTCGATGCCTTGAAAGAGCGTCCATACCTCG GTGGATCAAAACCGAACCTGGCTGATCTCGCTGTATTTGGTGTTCTGAGGCCAATAAGATACCTTCGATCGGGTAAGGATATGGTGGACAACACACGCATTGGCGAATGGTATTCTCGAATGGAGAACACGGTCGGAGAGCCTTCTAGGATCAAAGAATAA
- the LOC109127404 gene encoding uncharacterized protein LOC109127404 has translation MPRLSGENKDRLDKAEIRLAKSGIPSNIDLIKQLDSRAARQGKKADAFSLVRTSQTPLLQLKDAFTNVADLRRGPPKPAVTPSGASSRSVSPFSRRSSPPRSVTPIPLTAGLGFSTSIADSLKKSNELLNQEVVKLRAQAESLRHRCEAQEFEVQKSVKKVQEAMNLVAEESAKSEVAKEVIKSLTAQVLA, from the exons ATGCCACGACTTTCCGGGGAGAACAAGGACAGATTGGATAAAGCCGAGATAAGATTGGCTAAATCAGGAATCCCATCAAATATAGATTTGATTAAGCAGCTGGATAGCAGGGCAGCTAGACAAGGAAAAAAGGCGGACGCATTTTCTCTTGTTCGCACTTCTCAAACACCTCTATTACAGCTTAAAGATGCTTTCACCAATGTGGCTGACTTACGGCGCGGGCCACCAAAACCAGCAGTAACTCCATCTGGAGCAAGCTCCAGATCTGTGTCACCTTTTTCAAGAAGATCTAGTCCTCCTCGTTCAGTGACACCCATTCCTTTGACAGCTGGTCTAGGTTTTTCAACAAGTATAGCTGACAGtctgaagaaatcaaatgaactTCTGAATCAGGAAGTAGTCAAATTACGCGCCCAG GCCGAGAGTCTGAGGCACAGATGTGAGGCCCAAGAATTCGAAGTTCAGAAGTCTGTGAAGAAAGTGCAAGAAGCGATGAACCTGGTAGCAGAGGAATCCGCCAAATCAGAAGTTGCAAAAGAAGTTATAAAATCTCTGACAGCACAGGTTTTGGCTTGA
- the LOC104728670 gene encoding E3 ubiquitin-protein ligase HERC2-like yields MADLVSYGNVERDIEQALIALKKGAQLLKYGRKGKPKFCPFRLSNDETSLIWISNGGEKRLKLATVSKIVPGQRTAVFQRYLRPEKDYLSFSLVYSNRKRTLDLICKDKVEAEVWIAGLKALISGQAGRSKIDGWSDGGLSIADSRDLTLSSPTNSSVCASRDFSIVETPSNSNTFPRTSRTENSVSSERSHVASESPNMLVRGPGSDVFRVSVSSVQSSSSHGSAPDDCDALGDVYIWGEVLCDSVVRVGADRNASCVGSRSDVLIPKPLESNVCLDVHHIACGVKHAALVSRQGEVFTWGDASGGRLGHGMGKDVSGPQLIESLAATSVDFVACGEFHTCAVTMTGEIYTWGDGTHCVGLLGHGTDVSHWIPKRISGPLEGLQVASVSCGPWHTALITSTGQLFTFGDGTFGVLGHGDKETVFYPREVESLSGLRTIAVACGVWHAAAIVEVIVTQSSSSISSGKLFTWGDGDKSRLGHGDKESRLKPTCVSALIDHSFHRVACGHSLTVGLTTSGKIYTMGSTVYGQLGNPNADGKLPCLVEDTSLSLSPAIFIFFFHPPVKFLKITKEKTAISKNTTAVTT; encoded by the exons ATGGCAGATCTTGTGAGCTATGGTAATGTCGAGCGAGACATTGAACAg GCTCTAATTGCTTTGAAGAAAGGTGCTCAACTGTTGAAATATGGTCGGAAAGGAAAGCCTAAGTTTTGTCCATTTAGACTCTCCAAC GATGAGACATCTTTAATCTGGATTTCAAATGGTGGAGAAAAACGTCTCAAGTTAGCAACTGTATCTAAGATTGTTCCAGGACAACGAACT GCTGTTTTCCAACGTTACCTTCGCCCTGAAAAGgattatttatctttttctctcgTATACTCCAACAGGAAGCGGACTCTTGATTTG ATTTGCAAGGACAAAGTTGAGGCAGAGGTGTGGATTGCTGGCCTAAAAGCTTTGATATCTGGTCAAGCTGGCCGCTCTAAAATTGACGGCTGGAGTGATGGAGGCCTCTCTATTGCT GACAGCAGAGACTTGACTTTAAGCAGTCCTACCAACAGTTCAGTTTGTGCTTCTCGAGATTTTAGCATTGTTGAGACGCCCTCCAATTCAAACACTTTTCCCAGGACTTCTAGAACTGAGAATTCTGTCAGTTCTGAAAGATCACATGTGGCATCAGAGAGCCCAAATATGTTAGTAAGAGGACCTGGATCAGACGTTTTCCGGGTTAGTGTCTCTAGTGTTCAAAGCAGCTCAAGTCATGGTTCTGCTCCAGATGATTGTGATGCTCTAGGTGATGTTTATATATGGGGTGAAGTGCTATGTGATAGTGTTGTCAGAGTCGGGGCTGATAGGAATGCTTCTTGTGTTGGTTCAAGGTCTGATGTTCTGATACCAAAGCCATTGGAATCCAATGTTTGTTTGGATGTCCATCACATAGCATGTGGTGTTAAGCATGCTGCTCTAGTCTCTAGGCAAGGTGAGGTTTTTACGTGGGGTGACGCATCGGGAGGACGTCTTGGCCATGGAATGGGAAAAGATGTTAGTGGTCCTCAGCTTATTGAGTCTCTAGCTGCTACTAGTGTTGATTTTGTTGCCTGCGGTGAGTTCCATACGTGCGCTGTCACAATGACAGGAGAGATTTACACATGGGGTGATGGAACACACTGTGTTGGACTTCTTGGCCATGGTACCGATGTAAGTCACTGGATACCAAAGAGAATATCAGGTCCTCTTGAAGGTCTTCAAGTTGCGTCCGTATCTTGTGGACCGTGGCACACTGCTTTGATCACGTCAACTGGACAGCTTTTTACTTTTGGAGATGGAACATTTGGTGTTTTAGGGCATGGTGACAAAGAAACTGTATTTTACCCGAGAGAAGTTGAATCTTTATCTGGTTTGAGGACTATTGCCGTTGCATGTGGTGTATGGCATGCTGCTGCAATAGTAGAAGTCATTGTCACTCAGTCAAGTTCAAGCATTTCATCAGGAAAGCTGTTCACATGGGGTGATGGTGACAAGAGCCGTCTTGGTCATGGAGATAAAGAGTCTCGGCTTAAACCCACATGTGTATCAGCTCTAATTGACCATTCTTTTCACAGAGTTGCATGTGGACATAGTTTAACAGTCGGCTTGACCACATCGGGGAAAATTTACACGATGGGTAGTACTGTTTATGGTCAACTAGGGAATCCCAATGCTGATGGGAAGCTTCCTTGCTTAGTAGAGGATACNtctctctctctctctccggcgatcttcatcttcttcttccatcctCCGGTGAAATTTCTCAAGattaccaaagaaaaaaccGCAATTTCCAAGAACACCACAGCCGTTACCACCTAA
- the LOC109127469 gene encoding protein MITOFERRINLIKE 1, chloroplastic-like, whose translation MEGRLSETLGLPSPNLNHCHLPSDFNSLFTHFSDLTSVQSPIVRDPKPKPKSPRFTARSEPLFACTSVSNPIHAKPGSEFLKWIKPASRSSPKIQTLMKQLSVWERAIIGAGAGGLAGAFTYVALLPLDTIKTKLQTKGASQVYSNTFDAIVKTFQAKGVLGFYSGVSAVIVGSTFSSAVYFGTCEFGKSLLSKFPDFPTVLIPPTAGAMGNIISSAIMVPKELITQRMQVGASGRSYQVLLKILEKDGILGLYAGYSATLLRNLPAGVLSYSSFEYLKAAVLEKTQQSHLEPLQSVCCGALAGAISASITTPLDVVKTRLMTQIHVEAVNKLGAAMYTGVAGTVRQILKEEGWVGFTRGMGPRVVHSACFSAIGYFAFETARLTILNEYLKRKEDSETNLDADS comes from the coding sequence ATGGAAGGTAGACTCTCCGAAACTCTTGGCCTCCCATCTCCGAATCTTAATCACTGCCATCTTCCAAGCGATTTCAATTCCCTCTTCACTCATTTCTCCGATCTCACCTCCGTCCAAAGCCCCATCGTCAGAGACcctaaacccaaacccaaatcaCCGAGATTTACAGCAAGATCCGAGCCATTGTTTGCATGTACATCAGTCTCGAATCCAATCCACGCAAAACCCGGATCAGAATTCCTGAAATGGATCAAACCAGCATCACGAAGCAGTCCAAAAATCCAAACACTGATGAAACAACTCTCTGTCTGGGAACGTGCCATCATCGGTGCAGGAGCCGGTGGACTGGCGGGAGCTTTTACATACGTTGCTCTTCTCCCACTTGACACAATCAAAACCAAGCTTCAAACCAAAGGCGCGTCTCAGGTGTATAGCAACACATTTGATGCAATCGTTAAGACATTTCAAGCTAAAGGTGTTTTAGGTTTTTACAGTGGTGTCTCCGCCGTGATTGTTGGGTCTACGTTTTCCTCCGCCGTGTACTTCGGTACCTGTGAGTTTGGTAAGTCTCTACTCTCCAAATTCCCGGATTTTCCGACCGTGCTAATCCCGCCTACTGCTGGTGCTATGGGAAACATAATCTCTTCGGCTATAATGGTTCCTAAAGAGCTCATTACACAGAGAATGCAAGTTGGAGCTAGTGGGAGATCGTATCAAGTATTGCTTAAGATTCTTGAGAAAGATGGAATCTTGGGGCTTTACGCCGGTTATTCGGCTACATTGTTGAGGAATTTGCCGGCTGGTGTTCTAAGTTATTCGTCGTTTGAATACCTCAAGGCTGCGGTTTTGGAGAAAACGCAGCAGAGCCATCTTGAGCCTTTGCAGAGTGTTTGTTGTGGCGCATTGGCTGGTGCGATATCCGCTTCCATAACTACACCATTAGATGTTGTCAAGACTAGGCTGATGACGCAGATTCATGTAGAGGCAGTGAACAAACTTGGTGCTGCTATGTATACTGGTGTGGCTGGGACGGTGAGACAGATACTGAAAGAGGAAGGCTGGGTTGGTTTTACTCGCGGCATGGGCCCTCGAGTTGTTCACAGCGCTTGTTTCTCTGCTATCGGTTATTTTGCATTTGAGACTGCAAGGCTTACAATCTTAAATGAATATTTGAAGAGGAAAGAAGATTCTGAAACTAACCTTGATGCTGATTCTTGA
- the LOC104728673 gene encoding L-type lectin-domain containing receptor kinase S.6, with product MNHHSLPFLFFLHLILFLSQDFPTFSHRFSPPLHNLTLYGDAYFRDRTISLTRQQPCFPSATTSPSNPSPSGYGRALYVYPIKFLEPSTNTTASFSCRFSFSIMASPSCPFGDGFAFLITSKADSLVFSNGFFGLPNPDDSSFIAVEFDTRFDPGNGDINDNHVGIDVNSIISVASVDALSKGFDLKSGREMMAWIEYSDALKLIRVWVGYSRVKPTSPVLATQIDLYGKVKEYMHVGFAASNAATDPGSALHIVERWKFTTFGSHSDAIQEEEEEEEEECSVCSDAIHRNGFDYRVSVVGLKIPFWSLLPGLAAIVILVAFIVLSLICGKKRISEGADTNSGLNRMPGRLSLAEIKSATSGFNENTIVGQGASATVYRGSIPSIGSVAVKRFDRQHWPQCNRNPFTTEFTTVTGYLRHKNLVQFQGWCSEGTETALVFEYLPNGSLSEFLHKKPPSDPSQEFIVLSWKQRVNIILGVASALTYLHEECERQIIHRDVKTCNIMLDTDFNAKLGDFGLAEIYEHSALLARRAPTLPAGTMGYLAPEYVYTGVPSEKSDVYSFGVVILEVCTGRRPVGDDGTVLVELMWSLWETGKVLDGADIMLREEFDAEEMERVLMVGMVCAHPDCDKRPRIKEAVRIIRGEAPSPVLPVRRPLLRIRSAMEAEEIIADGLGGDDLPWMTPKSNFS from the coding sequence ATGAATCATCActctcttccttttctcttcttcctccacctAATCCTCTTCCTTTCCCAAGATTTCCCCACGTTTTCTCACCGTTTCTCGCCGCCACTACACAACTTAACTCTCTACGGCGACGCCTACTTCCGAGACCGTACAATCTCCCTCACCCGACAACAACCCTGCTTTCCCTCCGCCACAACATCTCCGTCAAACCCATCTCCCTCCGGCTACGGACGAGCCCTCTACGTTTACCCAATAAAGTTTCTCGAACCTTCAACAAACACAACCGCTTCTTTCTCTTGccgcttctccttctccatcatgGCTTCACCTTCTTGCCCTTTTGGTGACGGTTTCGCTTTCTTGATCACATCCAAAGCTGACTCCTTGGTCTTCTCTAATGGCTTCTTTGGCCTACCAAACCCGGATGATTCTTCCTTCATCGCCGTCGAGTTTGATACTCGGTTTGACCCGGGGAACGGCGATATTAACGATAACCACGTTGGGATCGATGTTAATTCGATCATCTCTGTTGCTTCTGTTGATGCGTTATCAAAAGGATTTGATCTCAAGAGTGGGAGAGAGATGATGGCGTGGATTGAGTATAGTGATGCTCTTAAACTCATTAGGGTTTGGGTTGGGTATTCACGTGTTAAGCCTACGAGTCCTGTTTTAGCAACACAGATCGATCTCTATGGTAAAGTAAAGGAGTATATGCACGTTGGTTTCGCTGCTTCAAATGCTGCTACGGATCCTGGGTCAGCTCTGCACATCGTTGAGCGGTGGAAATTTACGACCTTTGGGTCTCATTCTGATGCGATtcaggaagaggaggaggaggaagaggaagagtgtTCGGTCTGCTCTGATGCAATTCATCGTAACGGTTTCGATTACAGGGTTTCAGTTGTTGGATTAAAGATCCCATTTTGGAGTCTATTACCTGGTCTGGCTGCAATTGTTATTCTCGTGGCGTTTATTGTTTTATCATTGATTTGTGGCAAGAAAAGGATTAGTGAAGGAGCTGATACGAATTCGGGGCTTAATCGGATGCCGGGAAGGTTGTCCTTGGCTGAGATCAAATCGGCGACATCAGGATTCAACGAGAACACAATCGTGGGTCAAGGAGCTTCAGCTACTGTGTACAGAGGCTCTATTCCTTCCATTGGATCTGTGGCCGTGAAGCGTTTTGATCGACAACACTGGCCACAGTGCAACCGTAACCCTTTCACCACAGAGTTCACCACAGTGACTGGTTACTTGCGGCACAAGAATCTGGTTCAGTTCCAGGGTTGGTGCAGTGAAGGAACAGAGACGGCCCTAGTGTTTGAGTACTTGCCCAACGGTAGTTTGAGTGAATTCCTACACAAGAAACCCCCATCGGATCCATCACAAGAGTTTATAGTCCTCTCTTGGAAGCAGCGGGTAAATATCATTCTGGGTGTGGCTTCTGCACTTACTTATCTACACGAAGAATGTGAGAGACAGATCATCCACCGTGATGTCAAGACCTGTAACATAATGCTTGATACCGATTTTAACGCCAAACTTGGTGATTTCGGGTTAGCTGAGATTTATGAGCACAGTGCGTTGCTAGCTAGACGAGCCCCTACACTCCCAGCAGGTACTATGGGTTACTTGGCACCTGAATACGTGTACACAGGTGTGCCCTCTGAAAAATCCGACGTGTACAGCTTCGGAGTGGTGATTCTTGAAGTGTGTACGGGGCGTAGGCCGGTGGGGGATGACGGGACGGTGCTCGTAGAGCTGATGTGGAGCCTCTGGGAGACGGGGAAAGTCCTGGATGGTGCTGACATCATGCTGAGGGAAGAGTTTGATGCAGAGGAAATGGAAAGGGTGTTGATGGTTGGGATGGTTTGTGCGCATCCGGACTGTGATAAGCGGCCAAGGATCAAAGAGGCTGTGAGGATTATACGCGGGGAGGCGCCATCGCCAGTTCTTCCGGTGAGGAGGCCTTTGCTGAGAATCCGGTCAGCTATGGAAGCTGAAGAGATCATTGCTGATGGTTTGGGTGGGGATGATCTTCCCTGGATGACGCCTAAATCCAATTTTAgctaa